A part of Dasypus novemcinctus isolate mDasNov1 chromosome Y unlocalized genomic scaffold, mDasNov1.1.hap2 SUPER_Y_unloc_2, whole genome shotgun sequence genomic DNA contains:
- the LOC139438608 gene encoding testis-specific Y-encoded protein 2-like: MASEAGPGEGPAPQARSEHLVGLASGPLVGESLGPAGERSPQSCRAGPEAQAPAGGKESGEAPVCGEVAFQATEIRGKKDEAEVGKDVVVENILEVAVIVVEEEREEKLAERRKQNRQARPERGPTSTRPSLEQLLALQLDLEPVNAEASRAFFRLKRTLWQRRKKHMDNRKAVIQGIPGFWVKAILNHPQISAMITDQDEDMLNYMTNLEVENTQAKNHCKITFFFRRNPYFQNEVIIKEYDINITGYRASHSTPVQWFRDYGRQASRRRHHNDNLNFFNWFSDHNFAVYNRIAKIINEDLWPNPLQYYPREEGTSTENGEDGALGAFKMEMIEHQSLCQISQGIKSYFRNMKWWQGASPGQERNKELGN, encoded by the exons ATGGCGAGTGAAGCGGGTCCTGGCGAAGGCCCGGCTCCCCAGGCACGCTCAGAACACCTCGTTGGCCTGGCAAGCGGCCCTCTGGTAGGAGAGTCGCTGGGGCCTGCCGGCGAGCGGTCCCCACAGAGCTGCAGGGCAGGGCCGGAGGCACAGGCCCCAGCTGGAGGGAAGGAGTCGGGGGAGGCCCCGGTATGTGGGGAGGTAGCCTTCCAGGCAACCGAGATCCGGGGAAAGAAAGACGAGGCAGAGGTGGGGAAGGATGTGGTAGTGGAGAATATACTGGAGGTGGCGGTTATAGTAGTAGAGGAGGAGCGAGAGGAGAAACTAGCGGAGAGGCGGAAGCAAAACAGGCAGGCACGGCCAGAACGTGGACCCACCAGTACCCGACCCTCCTTGGAGCAGCTGTTAGCCCTTCAGTTAGATCTGGAGCCAGTGAATGCCGAAGCCAGCAGGGCCTTCTTTCGGCTGAAGCGTACCCTGTGGCAGAGGCGCAAAAAACACATGGACAACAGAAAAGCCGTCATCCAGGGTATTCCTGGTTTCTGGGTCAAAGCC ATTCTGAACCATCCCCAGATATCAGCCATGATCACTGACCAAGATGAAGACATGCTTAACTACATGACCAATCTGGAG GTGGAGAACACCCAAGCCAAGAACCACTGCAAGATcacatttttctttaggagaaacCCGTATTTCCAGAATGAAGTAATCATTAAGGAGTATGACATTAACATCACTG GATATAGGGCCTCTCATTCCACTCCAGTCCAGTGGTTCCGGGATTATGGACGCCAGGCCTCCCGTCGCAGGCATCACAATGATAACCTTAACTTCTTCAACTGGTTCTCCGACCACAACTTTGCAGTGTATAACAGAATTGCTAAG ATCATCAATGAGGACCTGTGGCCCAAtcccctgcagtactacccaagGGAGGAAGGGACCAGCACAGAGAACGGAGAGGATGG GGCTCTTGgagcttttaaaatggaaatgatagagCATCAAAGTTTATGTCAAATATCACAAGGCATAAAAAGCTACTTCAGAAACATGAAATGGTGGCAAGGTGCTTCTCCtgggcaggagagaaataaagaactgGGTAATTAA